The Candidatus Endomicrobium procryptotermitis genomic interval TATCCCAGCTCAAGAACCGGGAGTTTAGTTATTTCTCTTATTATTTTTGCATTAGTTTTTGCCGAAATATCACTTTTATTTATTTTGCCGCTTAAAATTATTCCCAAAACTTTTTGCCCGCAGCTTTTCAATTTGTCTGCGGTAAGCAATGTGTGATTGAGCGTGCCCAGCCCGAATCTTGCAACGACGATTACCGGAAGATTAAACTTTTTTATCATATCGATTACAAAATAATTTTTCTTTAAAGGTACCATCAGCCCGCCTATACCTTCAACAACAGTGAACTCATATTTTTTTAAAAAATATTGCAGGCCTTTATAAGCGGCATTTAAATCGATTTTTTTGTTTTCAAGAAGAGAGGCTCCATAAGGCGACATCGGATTTTTATAAAACAGAGGCGTGACGGTTTTTGCTTTTTCATTTACGCCGGAAGCTTTAATCAAAATTTTTGCATCGTTTCTGTTTCCGGTAGACACCGGCTTAAAAATTCCACATGATATCGCAGCTTTTTTTGCGGCTTCGGCTATAGTGCAGGAAACATAAGTTTTTCCCACGCCGGTATCTATAGCAGTTATGAAGATTCCTTTGTACATATTTAATCCTTTAATTAGAAGCTGTGTAACGGCAAGATAAAATAGCGGTGGCTTAAAAGTCTTTGTTTTCTTGTTGCCGCTGTTTTTTTAATTTGCCGTCCGCAGCAGGACCTATTCAGTTTCCGATATATTTGTTTAACGGCTTTGTTCTATAAATAGGCGCCGGCATTTTGTCCGTTGTCACATAGCCTGGAGCCGCATTAATAACATCTGGGATTCTTCCTACTACCGTAGCACATGTGAGTTCTACAGTTGCAGGCTTGTTTATAATTACCTGCGTATTCGGTTCTCCTTCTATTATCCAATCATTTTGGTCAAACTCTTCTGGCGCGTAAACTTTGCCGATACATTCCGACTCTATGACTATCCCTTCTTTTGTTTCCGTCGTAACTACAGCAGACATTCCGGTCGCATGTCCAGCGGGAATCGTCATTTGCAACGTGGAACTTTTAAGGTCTTTCGAATATACCATCGGAATGGTTTTCTGTGTCTGCTTTGTTATCGTAAGTCCGAGTTTATCGCAAAGCCATCCATTGACGTTCCACATATAAGAAGGAAGATATTTTCCAGATTCTATTGTTTTTTGTCTTTCTTCATCAGTCACTTTGTCCACAGAAGCCACTTCTTTGTCAAAAGTTTCCAAATTAAGTCCGGCACCGTGCGCTTTTGCCAAAGCAATACCATAATCTTCAACATTATAACTTGATTTGCCTTTTATTTTTTTAATTGTCTGCGCTGCACCGGAAAGAACTGTTATAAGATTTCCCCAGAAAATATCCTGATACCCGCTGCCGCAAATTGTACATTCGTTTTTCTTTGCAAGTTCATCTATTTTTTTTGTCAGCACAGGAGAAGAGTTCTGCGGATAAAATGCTTCTTCACAGGTAGATATGGCATTTACTCCGGTTTTTGCACAGGTAAAAAACGCGTCTTTTACATCCTGCATTAAACTCATTGTGGTAATTACGCAGATGTCGGGCTTATCTTTTAAAAAAACCGATTCAGCTTCTTTAACGTCGCGCACTATAACGCCTTTTTTTCCGCTGCCTATAATATCGCCTATATCTTTTCCGATAACAGTCGGGTTTATATCGAAAGCGCTTACTATTTCGCCGCCTTTTTCATAAACATATCTCATAGAGTAAACCGACATTTTACCGCAGCCATACTGAGCAACTCTTACTTTTCTGTCCATAAAAATGCCTCCTTTTATTTCGTATTACCGCATATTTAGATTGTACATTTTTAGAAAAAAGAGCCTGCAATTTAAAATGCAGCAGGCTCTTTTATTTTATATCTCATCGACAGGCATAATTTTATCTTATCTCTATTATTATATATCTTTCTGCGATGCCTTCCGAAACTTCGTTGTCGGGTTTTGCCTGAATGACTTTTGATTTTTGTTCAATTATATCCATTAAAATTCCGTTCATTTCAAATATTCCCGCTATGACTTCGGTTCTGTCTGAAGACAAATAATCATAATCGCCGCCATTGACTTTGCCCACTTTTTGTGCATAAGCCGTTATCGTAACCTTTCCCGCTTTCAGTTTTTTTATTTCCGAAGCAATATCGTTGAAATAGGCTCTTGAACCGGAAGCCAAGAAAGAAGAATTTTCCATAAATCTTAAGTCTGAAACTTTTATTGTCTTTTTTATCGACCCAGACGGCTTCGGTTTGGCTTCAGGTTTAGGTTTTGCTGCTGATGCAAGAAGCATTTTTTCCGCTTTTTTCTTTTCGGCCGCAGCTTTAACTTTTGCTTCTTCTGCGGCTATTCTTTCTTCTTCTTCTCTCATTAGTCTTTCTATTCTTTCTTGTGCAGCTCTTGCGGCATCAGCTTCTCTTTGACGTTTAGCTTTAAGTTCCGCTTCTTTTTTTCTTTCCTGCGCCGTGTCTATGCCTTCATCAAATACTAAATCTTGCGTATCTAACGGGAAAACGTTTTCCTGTCGGCTTTGTGTAGGTTTCCGTTTTAGCTTTTCTTCGGCTTCTTTTCTTCTGTATTCTTCTTTTATCTTTTCTTGATCTTCTTTAATTTTCTTTTTACGAAGTTCTTCCGTTTCTTTTTGAGCAATTAAATCCATCTGCTGCCTTTGTCTTATTTCCCGCTCTCTCTGTTCGGCTCTGAGAGCGGCTTCTTTTTGTCCGCGCTCTCTTCTTACTTTTTCCAAATATTCTTCGCGTTCTCTTGCCGACTCTACTGCTTTGGCCGCTTCTTCCGCTCTTTGTTTAGCTTCAAGCGCAGCTTTTTTGGCTTCGGCTTCTCTTCTTCTCTGATCTTCAGCAAGCCTGGCCGCTTCTTCTCCAGCTCTTATTTTAGCCTCTCTTTCTTCCTGTTCCCTTCTTTCTTTTTCGCGCATCTCTGCAAGACGCCTTTCGCGTTCAACCTGCCTCAACTCTTCTTCAGCGGCTCTTTGTGCGGCTATGGATTCTCTTCTTATTCTCTCCTCTTCCATTCTTTGTGCTTCTCTTTTCTCTCTGATTTCAGCTTCCTGTCTTTCTTTTTCCATAATTTCCGCTTGAAGACGTTCTGCTTTGGCTCTGGCCGCAATTCTTCTTTCGGCTTCTTCTCTTACCTTTTTTTCCGCAGCAAGTCTCACCTGTTCGCGCATTTCAGCCTGCTTTTTTAACATTTCCTCTTTTGCTTTTTCTTCGGCAGCTTTACGCGCAGCCGCCATTTCTTTTTCTTTTCTTGCCTTTTCAGCTTTTTCCACAGCTTTCTGCGCGGCAAGCTCGGCGCGCTGTTTCTTTTCGGCTTCACGTCTTTCTTCAAGTCTCGCTTTGGCTTTTGCTTTTTCTTCTGCGGCTATCATCGCTCTTCTACGTTCAAGAGACTGCTGTTTTGCAAGAAGTTCTGCATTTGCTTTTGCCTGCGCTTCTCTTTGTTTTTGTAAAATCAACTGCCTTTCAGCTTCCTCTTTTGCTTTTCGTTCGGCAACAGCTCTTTCCGCTTCTGCGCGCGCTGTTTCTTCGGCTTCTCTTTGCGCAGCAACTTCAGCGGCCCGCTTTGCTTTAATATCTCTTGCGGCTTGTTTTTCCGCATCTTTTCTGGCTTTTTGCTCAGCGGCAAGTCTGGCTTTTTCCTGAGCTTCGGCACGTTTCTTTTCAAGAAGTTCAGCTTTATATTTTTCTTTTTGTTTTCTTTCAGCTTCTTTTTTTACCGCCAATTCCGCTTTTATTTTTTCTTCGGCTATTCTCTTTTCTTCCAGAATTTTCCGCCTTTCTTCTTCTTCTTTAGCTTTTTGTTCAGCAGCAAGTCTGGCTTTTTCTTCTTGCTCGGCCCGCTGTCTGGCCTGCTGCATGGCAAGAAGTTTTTCCGTCTGAACCTTACGACTTGCCGCAGCTTCTTCCGCTTCCTCTTTAAATCTTTTGCTTTCGGCTATATAAGCAGCTTTTTTTGCTTCTAGTTCGGCTTTTGCTTTTTCTCTTTCTATTCTTTCGGTTTCTTTCTGCGCAGCAAGTTCGGCTTCGCGTTTTGCCGCAAACTGCCTGTCTCGCTCTTCTTTATTTTTCTTTTCCCGCTCAAGATTTGCAATAGCTTCTTCCTGCGCGCGCTGTTTTGCAAGCAGCTCTTCTCTTAATCTCTTACCTTCTATTCTTTGTTTTTCTATATAT includes:
- the bioD gene encoding dethiobiotin synthase — translated: MYKGIFITAIDTGVGKTYVSCTIAEAAKKAAISCGIFKPVSTGNRNDAKILIKASGVNEKAKTVTPLFYKNPMSPYGASLLENKKIDLNAAYKGLQYFLKKYEFTVVEGIGGLMVPLKKNYFVIDMIKKFNLPVIVVARFGLGTLNHTLLTADKLKSCGQKVLGIILSGKINKSDISAKTNAKIIREITKLPVLELGYNEKIDLKKNAWIIK